The following proteins are co-located in the Seriola aureovittata isolate HTS-2021-v1 ecotype China chromosome 7, ASM2101889v1, whole genome shotgun sequence genome:
- the tmem107l gene encoding transmembrane protein 107 like isoform X2, with amino-acid sequence MSAVSSLVPARFLTIIAHLVIVITIFWSRENNVKACLPLDFTQEQYDYEDRQLVVALAVTLGLFAIELAGFLSGVSMFNCSQGLLSLAVHCSASVSLSFFVFEKWECWTYWVIFAVCSVLPAFVEILLFIAVFGLKKKPL; translated from the exons ATGTCGGCTGTCAGCAGTCTCGTCCCTGCACGGTTTCTTACCATCATAGCTCACCTTGTAATCGTTATCACTATCTTTTGGTCGAGG GAAAACAACGTAAAGGCGTGTTTGCCTTTGGATTTCACTCAAGAGCAATATGACTATGAGGACAGACA GTTGGTGGTGGCATTGGCGGTCACACTTGGTCTGTTTGCTATAGAGCTGGCTGGGTTCCTCTCAGGAGTGTCCATGTTCAATTGCAGCCAAGGTCTCTTGT CACTGGCTGTCCACTGCAGCGCATCCGTctccttgtctttctttgtgtttgagaAGTGGGAATGCTGGACGTATTGGGTTATTTTTGCAGTCTGCAG TGTGCTACCTGCTTTTGTGGAGATTCTCCTGTTTATAGCTGTGTTTGGCCTGAAGAAGAAGCCATTATGA
- the tmem107l gene encoding transmembrane protein 107 like isoform X1, which translates to MSAVSSLVPARFLTIIAHLVIVITIFWSRENNVKACLPLDFTQEQYDYEDRQLVVALAVTLGLFAIELAGFLSGVSMFNCSQGLLSTGVHASASVALLFFLFEQWECDIYWWILAICSVLPAFVEILLFIAVFGLKKKPL; encoded by the exons ATGTCGGCTGTCAGCAGTCTCGTCCCTGCACGGTTTCTTACCATCATAGCTCACCTTGTAATCGTTATCACTATCTTTTGGTCGAGG GAAAACAACGTAAAGGCGTGTTTGCCTTTGGATTTCACTCAAGAGCAATATGACTATGAGGACAGACA GTTGGTGGTGGCATTGGCGGTCACACTTGGTCTGTTTGCTATAGAGCTGGCTGGGTTCCTCTCAGGAGTGTCCATGTTCAATTGCAGCCAAGGTCTCTTGT CAACAGGAGTCCATGCCAGTGCCTCAGTggctctgcttttctttctatTTGAGCAGTGGGAGTGTGACATCTACTGGTGGATCCTTGCCATTTGCAG TGTGCTACCTGCTTTTGTGGAGATTCTCCTGTTTATAGCTGTGTTTGGCCTGAAGAAGAAGCCATTATGA